From Juglans regia cultivar Chandler chromosome 8, Walnut 2.0, whole genome shotgun sequence, the proteins below share one genomic window:
- the LOC118349229 gene encoding uncharacterized protein LOC118349229, with the protein MGVIRDNCGRLLAAYSVFLGPGSNNFTEMRSNLLECVRRCYQLGFSRVEIETDSQRLVNWIIEGDCNIWYLEDFWDELHVYLNCIEYGVSHVFREDNVMADFLAKWGVGGLNSDGSGDYMLPDSLRCLLRMEISDLPYLRIL; encoded by the coding sequence ATGGGTGTTATTCGTGATAATTGTGGTAGGTTACTTGCAGCTTATTCTGTGTTCTTGGGCCCAGGTTCTAATAATTTTACTGAAATGAGAAGTAATTTGTTAGAATGTGTTCGTAGGTGCTATCAATTGGGCTTCTCTCGGGTTGAGATTGAGACTGATTCTCAACGTTTAGTTAATTGGATTATCGAGGGTGATTGTAATATCTGgtatttagaggatttttgggatgaattaCATGTTTATCTTAATTGCATAGAGTATGGAGTGAGCCATGTTTTTCGGGAAGATAATGTCATGGCTGATTTTCTTGCCAAGTGGGGAGTTGGTGGTTTAAATTCGGATGGGTCTGGTGATTATATGCTACCTGATAGTCTAAGATGTCTTCTTCGCATGGAAATAAGTGACCTCCCTTATTTGCGGATCTTGTAG
- the LOC118349228 gene encoding uncharacterized protein LOC118349228: MAEYTVAPIGQWLGYSFRYSSNVAKMKDREEKLRRVRDSVQHSIDAAVRNGEEIEEDVKNWLKEVDDITELAKKVHEGEEEAKMRCSIEMCLSLKLRHQLSRKAKKIVKLVSEALENRKFDKISYHPAPQGRVTTRYMDCMEFVSRMPTVKGLKEALGDATINVIGLWGMPGVGKTTLAREIARQVKNDKLFDEVALADVTQSQDLRRIQGEIADMLDLKLDAETILGRAICLRGRLTKGKRPILVILDDIWDKLNLEKIGIDPYKGCKVVLVSRQRDLLSEMGVQKNFGIEMLPQEEAWELFEKMAADSVKDPNLRSIATEVAKKCGGLPIALATVSKALNKKDLREWKDALQQLRRPAAPEHLTRMQSTIYSCIELSFRHLESQEIQNLFLHCAEMKFGIYHQDLLKYCYGLGLFHGINTLEDARNRLYTQLCKLKDSCLLQDCPHKSDHCHMHDVVRDVAMSIASKDYDMLFMRDDGGLKKWPEMDALKRCKAVSIRGRDIDHQLLNELECPELRFLYVNGSDCSLQIPGTFFQGMEKLKVLDLTDIKLSALPSSLLLLRNLQTLFLDQCELGDISAIGELKNLVILSLVKSNISKLPREIGSLVRLMLFDLSKCSKLEVIPPNVLSSLVELEELYMENSFVQWEAEGLITERSNNANLAELKYLLRLTTLEIHIRDACMLPKDLRFGKLERYNILIGDVWDWSDKHECSRTLKLKLKTSFQSEVGIKMLLNRTECLYLDELKGVKSVLHELDREGFQKLKHLHIENNDEIKYIIISSPVQISTISFPALETFLLKNMTGLEDICHGQLHSTSFHNLRVVKLENCEKLKFVFPSSVARGLSQLQELQIRECSNMGAIVMKEGGGIEDTDMIFFFPQLRRLALEHLPKLTSFIRTKNLFATDAGEIVSEGTLDFDMPILHEQIVFPNLKWLELSSVDLEETRHNQYRARVSCRLTTMEAMSRFQNLLILEVQGSCNITYLLSFSTARLMMHLKHLHISECKAMEEVLVTEELAAAGEITMEGFPRLESLRLTDLPNLKRFCIGCNIQFPSLEILVIDHCPKLVTFIFNPASSGATTIQEIIQTDALEKPLTVMQPLFTVEVAFPCLKILEISRMDCLKLIWQNQFVENSFCNLQRIKVELCENLVSIFQYDMLTRFQSVEVLFVAGCNSLHQVFELQELNVNENQAVTTIQLKELWLAHLPQMKHVWSKDPKAVFSFKNLKRIQAARCENLRSFFPASVARSLMELEYLEIMYSGVEEIVEGEGREDAIERFAFPQVTSLTLKWLPRLKWFYPGVHTLECPMLKEMWVEGCQKVDIFANGLLSFQETLRGSRHEISTQQPLFLLHEVAFPSLEKIVISHMDNLITIWHDQVAADSFCNFQNLRQINAEGCKSLKSFFPAISVATSLTQLEDLRIVNCGIEEIVPRGGKEATPRFVFPKLTSLELGILPKLKWIFPGAHNLEWPVLKELKAWGCKQVSIFASKFSRFQETSQQCLLESSIQHPLFLVEEGTFPKLEALKVIVHHTTWCDQFLVESFCKLKVLEVQCNHDTSVLSVSNLLKRLQNLEKLVVRCTSWQEIIPYEDFIGPEKHARIFPRLKELRVSKASMLTHLWKEDVQEYLAFDKVLEILAVSECHKLKSLVPSSAYFHNLTDLEILSCNGLINLITYTTAKSLVQLKKMSVSSCEGITEIVARGDDQAKVVITFSKLTCLKFDCLPNFTSFCSGSYSIMLPYLEEVIVEECPVMKTFCHGVLSTPKLKGVQAKRGEESHTRWKLDLNTTIHSLWEDKPV, from the exons ATGGCCGAGTACACGGTAGCACCAATTGGACAGTGGCTAGGTTATTCGTTTCGCTACAGCAGCAACGTTGCCAAGATGAAGGATCGGGAAGAGAAGTTGCGGCGTGTTAGAGATAGCGTGCAACATTCCATTGACGCTGCTGTCAGAAACGgtgaagaaattgaagaagaCGTTAAAAACTGGTTGAAGGAGGTAGATGACATTACAGAACTGGCAAAGAAAGTTCATGAAGGCGAAGAAGAAGCAAAGATGAGGTGCTCTATAGAGATGTGCCTGAGTTTGAAGCTAAGACATCAGCTAAGTCGGAAGGCCAAAAAGATAGTGAAACTTGTAAGCGAAGCCttggaaaatagaaaatttgacaaaatttcaTACCATCCTGCTCCACAAGGGAGAGTGACTACGAGATACATGGATTGCATGGAGTTTGTCTCAAGAATGCCAACTGTGAAGGGACTTAAGGAGGCACTCGGAGATGCTACTATCAACGTGATTGGTTTATGGGGGATGCCTGGTGTGGGAAAGACCACATTGGCGAGAGAAATTGCCAGGCAAGTAAAGAACGATAAGCTATTCGACGAGGTGGCTCTAGCAGATGTGACGCAAAGCCAAGACCTGAGACGAATTCAAGGAGAAATCGCAGACATGCTAGATCTCAAGCTTGATGCGGAGACAATACTCGGAAGAGCGATTTGTCTACGGGGGAGgttaacaaaaggaaaaaggccAATACTTGTTATCCTAGATGATATATGGGATAAacttaatttggaaaaaataggAATTGATCCTTATAAGGGATGCAAAGTAGTGCTGGTATCAAGACAGCGCGATTTATTATCTGAAATGGGTGTTCAGAAGAATTTTGGAATTGAAATGTTACCCCAAGAAGAAGCATGGGAATTATTTGAGAAGATGGCGGCTGATTCTGTTAAAGACCCCAATTTACGATCTATAGCAACTGAGGTAGCTAAAAAGTGTGGTGGTTTGCCTATTGCACTTGCAACAGTTTCTAAGGCattaaataaaaaggatttaCGTGAATGGAAGGATGCCTTACAGCAACTACGGCGTCCTGCTGCTCCCGAACATCTCACAAGAATGCAGTCAACTATATACTCTTGTATAGAGTTGAGTTTTAGACATCTTGAAAGTCAGgagatacaaaatttatttttgcactGTGCTGAAATGAAGTTCGGCATTTACCATCAGGACTTGTTGAAATATTGTTATGGTTTGGGTCTATTTCATGGAATTAACACATTGGAAGATGCGAGAAATAGACTATATACACAATTGTGTAAGTTGAAAGACTCTTGTCTGTTACAAGATTGTCCTCACAAATCTGATCATTGCCATATGCACGATGTTGTTCGTGATGTTGCTATGTCAATTGCTTCAAAGGATTATGATATGCTTTTCATGAGAGATGATGGAGGGCTCAAGAAATGGCCAGAGATGGATGCACTAAAAAGATGCAAGGCAGTTTCTATTCGTGGCAGAGATATTGATCATCAACTTCTAAATGAACTGGAATGTCCAGAATTAAGATTCCTTTATGTGAATGGCAGTGATTGTTCTTTACAAATCCCAGGCACTTTCTTTCAAGGGATGGAAAAGCTCAAAGTTTTGGATTTGACGGACATCAAACTTTCAGCACTTCCTTCGtcacttcttcttcttagaAACCTACAAACATTGTTTCTTGATCAATGTGAGTTGGGAGACATATCTGCGATTGGAGAACTCAAGAATTTAGTAATTCTTAGTCTTGTAAAATCTAACATTTCAAAACTGCCAAGAGAAATAGGGTCGTTGGTTCGTTTGATGTTGTTTGATTTGAGCAAATGTTCCAAACTTGAAGTGATTCCACCTAATGTCCTATCTAGCTTGGTAGAATTAGAAGAATTGTATATGGAAAATAGCTTTGTTCAATGGGAGGCTGAAGGACTTATCACTGAAAGATCAAACAATGCTAACCTTGCTGAGCTAAAGTATTTGTTACGTTTGACTACTTTAGAGATACATATCCGAGATGCCTGCATGCTGCCGAAAGATCTACGGTTTGGAAAATTAGAAAGATACAACATATTGATAGGAGACGTCTGGGACTGGTCTGATAAGCATGAATGCTCAAGAACATTAAAACTCAAGCTGAAGACAAGCTTTCAATCAGAGGTTGGAATTAAAATGTTGTTGAATAGAACAGAATGTCTTTATTTAGATGAGTTAAAGGGTGTTAAGAGTGTTCTACATGAATTAGATCGAGAAGGTTTTCAAAAACTAAAGCATCTTCATATAGAAAATAATGATGAGatcaaatatatcattattagcTCTCCGGTGCAAATCTCAACTATTTCCTTTCCAGCCTTGGAGACATTCCTTCTAAAAAATATGACTGGTTTGGAAGATATTTGTCATGGCCAACTTCATTCGACATCCTTTCATAACTTGAGAGTTGTAAAACTGGAAAATTgtgaaaaactgaaatttgtCTTCCCATCATCCGTAGCAAGGGGCCTTTCACAACTCCAAGAATTGCAGATAAGAGAATGCAGCAACATGGGTGCAATAGTCATGAAAGAAGGCGGCGGAATAGAAGACACGGATATGATATTCTTTTTCCCTCAACTGCGTCGCTTGGCACTAGAGCATCTTCCAAAGCTTACGAGCTtcataagaacaaaaaatttattcgcAACTGATGCTGGAGAAATCGTTTCGGAGGGCACACTTGATTTCGACATGCCAATTCTACACGAACAG ATTGTGTTCCCCAACTTGAAATGGTTGGAACTATCTTCAGTAGACTTGGAAGAGACACGGCACAACCAATATCGGGCGAGGGTGTCTTGTAGATTAACAACCATGGAAGCAATGTCCAGGTTTCAGAATTTGTTAATCTTGGAGGTGCAGGGTTCTTGTAATATAACATATCTGCTGTCATTCTCTACAGCTAGATTAATGATGCATCTCAAACATCTTCACATATCGGAATGTAAGGCTATGGAAGAGGTATTAGTCACAGAAGAATTAGCAGCAGCAGGAGAAATTACGATGGAGGGGTTCCCTCGACTAGAAAGCCTGAGGCTAACAGATCTTCCGAACCTCAAAAGATTCTGCATAGGATGTAACATCCAATTTCCGTCCTTGGAGATCCTGGTGATAGACCATTGCCCTAAATTAGTGACATTTATATTCAATCCTGCTAGTTCAGGCGCAACAACCATCCAGGAGATCATTCAAACAGATGCATTGGAGAAGCCTTTAACTGTTATGCAACCTCTCTTCACTGTAGAG GTTGCATTCCCTTGTTTGAAGATATTGGAAATCAGTCGCATGGATTGCCTAAAACTCATATGGCAGAACCAATTTGTGGAAAACTCCTTTTGCAATCTAcaaagaataaaagttgaacTTTGTGAAAATCTTGTGAGCATCTTTCAATATGATATGTTGACAAGATTCCAGAGTGTAGAGGTACTTTTTGTAGCTGGTTGCAATTCACTACATCAAGTATTTGAATTGCAAGAGCTTAATGTTAATGAAAATCAAGCTGTAACAACCATACAGCTGAAAGAATTGTGGTTGGCTCATCTTCCACAAATGAAGCATGTATGGAGTAAAGACCCCAAAGCAGTTTTCAGCTTCAAAAATCTAAAACGAATACAGGCTGCTagatgtgagaatttgagaagttTCTTTCCAGCCTCTGTTGCTAGAAGTCTCATGGAATTGGAGTATCTTGAGATTATGTATAGTGGggtggaggaaattgttgaaggTGAAGGGAGAGAAGATGCAATAGAAAGGTTTGCGTTCCCTCAAGTAACTTCCCTAACTCTTAAGTGGCTACCAAGACTCAAGTGGTTTTACCCAGGAGTGCATACTTTAGAATGCCCAATGCTAAAAGAGATGTGGGTGGAAGGATGCCAGAAAGTTGACATATTTGCTAATGGACTTCTGAGTTTTCAAGAAACGCTTCGAGGGAGCCGGCATGAGATCTCCACTCAACAACCCCTTTTCTTGCTTCATGAG GTAGCATTCCCAAGCTTGGAGAAAATAGTAATTTCACATATGGATAACTTGATAACCATATGGCATGACCAAGTCGCAGCGGATTCCTTTTGCAACTTTCAAAATCTACGTCAAATTAATGCCGAGGGATGTAAGAGCTTGAAAAGTTTCTTTCCAGCAATCTCGGTGGCTACAAGTCTCACGCAATTGGAGGATCTTCGGATAGTCAATTGTGGGATTGAGGAAATTGTCCCAAGGGGAGGAAAAGAAGCAACACCAAGGTTTGTGTTCCCTAAACTAACATCTCTGGAACTTGGGATATTGCCAAAACTCAAGTGGATTTTCCCCGGGGCGCATAATTTAGAATGGCCAGTGTTGAAAGAATTGAAAGCGTGGGGATGTAAACAAGTTAGCATATTTGCTTCTAAATTCTCGAGATTTCAAGAAACAAGTCAACAGTGTCTACTTGAGAGTTCCATTCAACATCCTCTTTTCTTGGTTGAAGAG ggtACATTCCCGAAATTGGAGGCTTTGAAAGTGATCGTTCATCACACCACTTGGTGTGACCAATTTTTGGTAGAGTCCTTCTGCAAGTTAAAAGTTTTAGAGGTGCAATGCAACCATGATACATCGGTTCTTTCTGTGTCTAATTTACTAAAAAGATTACAGAATTTGGAGAAACTTGTTGTGAGATGTACTTCCTGGCAAGAAATAATCCCGTATGAAGATTTTATTGGCCCAGAAAAGCATGCTAGGATATTCCCACGACTAAAAGAACTTAGGGTGTCTAAAGCATCAATGCTGACACATTTGTGGAAAGAAGATGTCCAGGAATATCTAGCTTTTGATAAAGTACTGGAAATTCTAGCAGTTTCAGAATGTCACAAATTGAAAAGTTTAGTGCCATCCTCGgcatattttcacaatttgaCAGATCTTGAGATATTGAGTTGTAATGGATTGATCAATTTAATAACATACACAACAGCCAAAAGCTTGGTGCAGCTCAAAAAAATGAGTGTAAGTTCATGCGAAGGAATAACAGAAATTGTGGCAAGGGGAGATGATCAAGCCAAAGTGGTGATTACATTCAGCAAATTGACTTGCTTAAAGTTTGATTGCTTACCAAACTTCACAAGCTTTTGCTCGGGAAGTTATTCTATCATGTTACCATATTTGGAGGAAGTAATTGTGGAAGAATGCCCTGTGATGAAAACTTTCTGTCACGGAGTCCTAAGCACTCCAAAGCTCAAAGGTGTACAAGCAAAAAGAGGAGAGGAATCACATACCCGTTGGAAGCTTGACCTGAATACCACCATACATTCGCTTTGGGAAGACAAGCCAGTTTGA
- the LOC108989247 gene encoding uncharacterized protein LOC108989247 → MDIFVQIVAKMAEYTVAPIGQWLGYSFRYSSNVAKMKDREEKLRRVRDSVQHSIDAAVRNGEEIEEDVKNWLKEVDDITELAKKVHEGEEEAKMRCSIEMCLSLKLRHQLSRKAKKIVKLVSEALENRKFDKISYHPAPQGRVTTRYMDCMEFVSRMPTVKGLKEALGDATINVIGLWGMPGVGKTTLAREIARQVKNDKLFDEVALADVTQSQDLRRIQGEIADMLDLKLDAETILGRAICLRGRLTKGKRPILVILDDIWDKLNLEKIGIDPYKGCKVVLVSRQRDLLSEMGVQKNFGIEMLPQEEAWELFEKMAADSVKDPNLRSIATEVAKKCGGLPIALATVSKALNKKDLREWKDALQQLRRPAAPEHLTRMQSTIYSCIELSFRHLESQEIQNLFLHCAEMKFGIYHQDLLKYCYGLGLFHGINTLEDARNRLYTQLCKLKDSCLLQDCPHKSDHCHMHDVVRDVAMSIASKDYDMLFMRDDGGLKKWPEMDALKRCKAVSIRGRDIDHQLLNELECPELRFLYVNGSDCSLQIPGTFFQGMEKLKVLDLTDIKLSALPSSLLLLRNLQTLFLDQCELGDISAIGELKNLVILSLVKSNISKLPREIGSLVRLMLFDLSKCSKLEVIPPNVLSSLVELEELYMENSFVQWEAEGLITERSNNANLAELKYLLRLTTLEIHIRDACMLPKDLRFGKLERYNILIGDVWDWSDKHECSRTLKLKLKTSFQSEVGIKMLLNRTECLYLDELKGVKSVLHELDREGFQKLKHLHIENNDEIKYIIISSPVQISTISFPALETFLLKNMTGLEDICHGQLHSTSFHNLRVVKLENCEKLKFVFPSSVARGLSQLQELQIRECSNMGAIVMKEGGGIEDTDMIFFFPQLRRLALEHLPKLTSFIRTKNLFATDAGEIVSEGTLDFDMPILHEQIVFPNLKWLELSSVDLEETRHNQYRARVSCRLTTMEAMSRFQNLLILEVQGSCNITYLLSFSTARLMMHLKHLHISECKAMEEVLVTEELAAAGEITMEGFPRLESLRLTDLPNLKRFCIGCNIQFPSLEILVIDHCPKLVTFIFNPASSGATTIQEIIQTDALEKPLTVMQPLFTVEVAFPCLKILEISRMDCLKLIWQNQFVENSFCNLQRIKVELCENLVSIFQYDMLTRFQSVEVLFVAGCNSLHQVFELQELNVNENQAVTTIQLKELWLAHLPQMKHVWSKDPKAVFSFKNLKRIQAARCENLRSFFPASVARSLMELEYLEIMYSGVEEIVEGEGREDAIERFAFPQVTSLTLKWLPRLKWFYPGVHTLECPMLKEMWVEGCQKVDIFANGLLSFQETLRGSRHEISTQQPLFLLHEVAFPSLEKIVISHMDNLITIWHDQVAADSFCNFQNLRQINAEGCKSLKSFFPAISVATSLTQLEDLRIVNCGIEEIVPRGGKEATPRFVFPKLTSLELGILPKLKWIFPGAHNLEWPVLKELKAWGCKQVSIFASKFSRFQETSQQCLLESSIQHPLFLVEEGTFPKLEALKVIVHHTTWCDQFLVESFCKLKVLEVQCNHDTSVLSVSNLLKRLQNLEKLVVRCTSWQEIIPYEDFIGPEKHARIFPRLKELRVSKASMLTHLWKEDVQEYLAFDKVLEILAVSECHKLKSLVPSSAYFHNLTDLEILSCNGLINLITYTTAKSLVQLKKMSVSSCEGITEIVARGDDQAKVVITFSKLTCLKFDCLPNFTSFCSGSYSIMLPYLEEVIVEECPVMKTFCHGVLSTPKLKGVQAKRGEESHTRWKLDLNTTIHSLWEDKPV, encoded by the exons atggataTTTTTGTACAAATTGTAGCAAAAATGGCCGAGTACACGGTAGCACCAATTGGACAGTGGCTAGGTTATTCGTTTCGCTACAGCAGCAACGTTGCCAAGATGAAGGATCGGGAAGAGAAGTTGCGGCGTGTTAGAGATAGCGTGCAACATTCCATTGACGCTGCTGTCAGAAACGgtgaagaaattgaagaagaCGTTAAAAACTGGTTGAAGGAGGTAGATGACATTACAGAACTGGCAAAGAAAGTTCATGAAGGCGAAGAAGAAGCAAAGATGAGGTGCTCTATAGAGATGTGCCTGAGTTTGAAGCTAAGACATCAGCTAAGTCGGAAGGCCAAAAAGATAGTGAAACTTGTAAGCGAAGCCttggaaaatagaaaatttgacaaaatttcaTACCATCCTGCTCCACAAGGGAGAGTGACTACGAGATACATGGATTGCATGGAGTTTGTCTCAAGAATGCCAACTGTGAAGGGACTTAAGGAGGCACTCGGAGATGCTACTATCAACGTGATTGGTTTATGGGGGATGCCTGGTGTGGGAAAGACCACATTGGCGAGAGAAATTGCCAGGCAAGTAAAGAACGATAAGCTATTCGACGAGGTGGCTCTAGCAGATGTGACGCAAAGCCAAGACCTGAGACGAATTCAAGGAGAAATCGCAGACATGCTAGATCTCAAGCTTGATGCGGAGACAATACTCGGAAGAGCGATTTGTCTACGGGGGAGgttaacaaaaggaaaaaggccAATACTTGTTATCCTAGATGATATATGGGATAAacttaatttggaaaaaataggAATTGATCCTTATAAGGGATGCAAAGTAGTGCTGGTATCAAGACAGCGCGATTTATTATCTGAAATGGGTGTTCAGAAGAATTTTGGAATTGAAATGTTACCCCAAGAAGAAGCATGGGAATTATTTGAGAAGATGGCGGCTGATTCTGTTAAAGACCCCAATTTACGATCTATAGCAACTGAGGTAGCTAAAAAGTGTGGTGGTTTGCCTATTGCACTTGCAACAGTTTCTAAGGCattaaataaaaaggatttaCGTGAATGGAAGGATGCCTTACAGCAACTACGGCGTCCTGCTGCTCCCGAACATCTCACAAGAATGCAGTCAACTATATACTCTTGTATAGAGTTGAGTTTTAGACATCTTGAAAGTCAGgagatacaaaatttatttttgcactGTGCTGAAATGAAGTTCGGCATTTACCATCAGGACTTGTTGAAATATTGTTATGGTTTGGGTCTATTTCATGGAATTAACACATTGGAAGATGCGAGAAATAGACTATATACACAATTGTGTAAGTTGAAAGACTCTTGTCTGTTACAAGATTGTCCTCACAAATCTGATCATTGCCATATGCACGATGTTGTTCGTGATGTTGCTATGTCAATTGCTTCAAAGGATTATGATATGCTTTTCATGAGAGATGATGGAGGGCTCAAGAAATGGCCAGAGATGGATGCACTAAAAAGATGCAAGGCAGTTTCTATTCGTGGCAGAGATATTGATCATCAACTTCTAAATGAACTGGAATGTCCAGAATTAAGATTCCTTTATGTGAATGGCAGTGATTGTTCTTTACAAATCCCAGGCACTTTCTTTCAAGGGATGGAAAAGCTCAAAGTTTTGGATTTGACGGACATCAAACTTTCAGCACTTCCTTCGtcacttcttcttcttagaAACCTACAAACATTGTTTCTTGATCAATGTGAGTTGGGAGACATATCTGCGATTGGAGAACTCAAGAATTTAGTAATTCTTAGTCTTGTAAAATCTAACATTTCAAAACTGCCAAGAGAAATAGGGTCGTTGGTTCGTTTGATGTTGTTTGATTTGAGCAAATGTTCCAAACTTGAAGTGATTCCACCTAATGTCCTATCTAGCTTGGTAGAATTAGAAGAATTGTATATGGAAAATAGCTTTGTTCAATGGGAGGCTGAAGGACTTATCACTGAAAGATCAAACAATGCTAACCTTGCTGAGCTAAAGTATTTGTTACGTTTGACTACTTTAGAGATACATATCCGAGATGCCTGCATGCTGCCGAAAGATCTACGGTTTGGAAAATTAGAAAGATACAACATATTGATAGGAGACGTCTGGGACTGGTCTGATAAGCATGAATGCTCAAGAACATTAAAACTCAAGCTGAAGACAAGCTTTCAATCAGAGGTTGGAATTAAAATGTTGTTGAATAGAACAGAATGTCTTTATTTAGATGAGTTAAAGGGTGTTAAGAGTGTTCTACATGAATTAGATCGAGAAGGTTTTCAAAAACTAAAGCATCTTCATATAGAAAATAATGATGAGatcaaatatatcattattagcTCTCCGGTGCAAATCTCAACTATTTCCTTTCCAGCCTTGGAGACATTCCTTCTAAAAAATATGACTGGTTTGGAAGATATTTGTCATGGCCAACTTCATTCGACATCCTTTCATAACTTGAGAGTTGTAAAACTGGAAAATTgtgaaaaactgaaatttgtCTTCCCATCATCCGTAGCAAGGGGCCTTTCACAACTCCAAGAATTGCAGATAAGAGAATGCAGCAACATGGGTGCAATAGTCATGAAAGAAGGCGGCGGAATAGAAGACACGGATATGATATTCTTTTTCCCTCAACTGCGTCGCTTGGCACTAGAGCATCTTCCAAAGCTTACGAGCTtcataagaacaaaaaatttattcgcAACTGATGCTGGAGAAATCGTTTCGGAGGGCACACTTGATTTCGACATGCCAATTCTACACGAACAG ATTGTGTTCCCCAACTTGAAATGGTTGGAACTATCTTCAGTAGACTTGGAAGAGACACGGCACAACCAATATCGGGCGAGGGTGTCTTGTAGATTAACAACCATGGAAGCAATGTCCAGGTTTCAGAATTTGTTAATCTTGGAGGTGCAGGGTTCTTGTAATATAACATATCTGCTGTCATTCTCTACAGCTAGATTAATGATGCATCTCAAACATCTTCACATATCGGAATGTAAGGCTATGGAAGAGGTATTAGTCACAGAAGAATTAGCAGCAGCAGGAGAAATTACGATGGAGGGGTTCCCTCGACTAGAAAGCCTGAGGCTAACAGATCTTCCGAACCTCAAAAGATTCTGCATAGGATGTAACATCCAATTTCCGTCCTTGGAGATCCTGGTGATAGACCATTGCCCTAAATTAGTGACATTTATATTCAATCCTGCTAGTTCAGGCGCAACAACCATCCAGGAGATCATTCAAACAGATGCATTGGAGAAGCCTTTAACTGTTATGCAACCTCTCTTCACTGTAGAG GTTGCATTCCCTTGTTTGAAGATATTGGAAATCAGTCGCATGGATTGCCTAAAACTCATATGGCAGAACCAATTTGTGGAAAACTCCTTTTGCAATCTAcaaagaataaaagttgaacTTTGTGAAAATCTTGTGAGCATCTTTCAATATGATATGTTGACAAGATTCCAGAGTGTAGAGGTACTTTTTGTAGCTGGTTGCAATTCACTACATCAAGTATTTGAATTGCAAGAGCTTAATGTTAATGAAAATCAAGCTGTAACAACCATACAGCTGAAAGAATTGTGGTTGGCTCATCTTCCACAAATGAAGCATGTATGGAGTAAAGACCCCAAAGCAGTTTTCAGCTTCAAAAATCTAAAACGAATACAGGCTGCTagatgtgagaatttgagaagttTCTTTCCAGCCTCTGTTGCTAGAAGTCTCATGGAATTGGAGTATCTTGAGATTATGTATAGTGGggtggaggaaattgttgaaggTGAAGGGAGAGAAGATGCAATAGAAAGGTTTGCGTTCCCTCAAGTAACTTCCCTAACTCTTAAGTGGCTACCAAGACTCAAGTGGTTTTACCCAGGAGTGCATACTTTAGAATGCCCAATGCTAAAAGAGATGTGGGTGGAAGGATGCCAGAAAGTTGACATATTTGCTAATGGACTTCTGAGTTTTCAAGAAACGCTTCGAGGGAGCCGGCATGAGATCTCCACTCAACAACCCCTTTTCTTGCTTCATGAG GTAGCATTCCCAAGCTTGGAGAAAATAGTAATTTCACATATGGATAACTTGATAACCATATGGCATGACCAAGTCGCAGCGGATTCCTTTTGCAACTTTCAAAATCTACGTCAAATTAATGCCGAGGGATGTAAGAGCTTGAAAAGTTTCTTTCCAGCAATCTCGGTGGCTACAAGTCTCACGCAATTGGAGGATCTTCGGATAGTCAATTGTGGGATTGAGGAAATTGTCCCAAGGGGAGGAAAAGAAGCAACACCAAGGTTTGTGTTCCCTAAACTAACATCTCTGGAACTTGGGATATTGCCAAAACTCAAGTGGATTTTCCCCGGGGCGCATAATTTAGAATGGCCAGTGTTGAAAGAATTGAAAGCGTGGGGATGTAAACAAGTTAGCATATTTGCTTCTAAATTCTCGAGATTTCAAGAAACAAGTCAACAGTGTCTACTTGAGAGTTCCATTCAACATCCTCTTTTCTTGGTTGAAGAG ggtACATTCCCGAAATTGGAGGCTTTGAAAGTGATCGTTCATCACACCACTTGGTGTGACCAATTTTTGGTAGAGTCCTTCTGCAAGTTAAAAGTTTTAGAGGTGCAATGCAACCATGATACATCGGTTCTTTCTGTGTCTAATTTACTAAAAAGATTACAGAATTTGGAGAAACTTGTTGTGAGATGTACTTCCTGGCAAGAAATAATCCCGTATGAAGATTTTATTGGCCCAGAAAAGCATGCTAGGATATTCCCACGACTAAAAGAACTTAGGGTGTCTAAAGCATCAATGCTGACACATTTGTGGAAAGAAGATGTCCAGGAATATCTAGCTTTTGATAAAGTACTGGAAATTCTAGCAGTTTCAGAATGTCACAAATTGAAAAGTTTAGTGCCATCCTCGgcatattttcacaatttgaCAGATCTTGAGATATTGAGTTGTAATGGATTGATCAATTTAATAACATACACAACAGCCAAAAGCTTGGTGCAGCTCAAAAAAATGAGTGTAAGTTCATGCGAAGGAATAACAGAAATTGTGGCAAGGGGAGATGATCAAGCCAAAGTGGTGATTACATTCAGCAAATTGACTTGCTTAAAGTTTGATTGCTTACCAAACTTCACAAGCTTTTGCTCGGGAAGTTATTCTATCATGTTACCATATTTGGAGGAAGTAATTGTGGAAGAATGCCCTGTGATGAAAACTTTCTGTCACGGAGTCCTAAGCACTCCAAAGCTCAAAGGTGTACAAGCAAAAAGAGGAGAGGAATCACATACCCGTTGGAAGCTTGACCTGAATACCACCATACATTCGCTTTGGGAAGACAAGCCAGTTTGA